CACTATTCGCCTACGACTGGGAACTGACCAAGAGCCCAGCAGGTGCCTGGCAGTGGAAACCCAAGGAGGGTGCCGGCGAAGGCTCCGTGCCCGACCCGCATGATGCCAGCAGGAGCCACACCCCAATCATGTTGACCACAGACCTAGCGCTGCGGGAAGACCCGATCTACGAACCGATCTCGCGTCGGTTCTTGGAGAACCCGGAAGAGTTCGCGTTGGCGTTTGCCAAGGCTTGGTACAAGCTGACCCACCGCGACATGGGACCGATCTCTCGCTACCTCGGCCCGCAGGTGCCAGCAGAAACGCTGATCTGGCAAGATCCGATTCCCGCTGTGGACTACGACCTGATCGATGCCGCTGACATTGCTGATCTCAAAGCCAAGATCGCCGAGTCGGACTTGACCGTGTCACAGCTGATTGGTGCTGCCTGGGCTTCAGCCGCCACCTACCGCAACAGCGACAAGCGCGGCGGTGCCAACGGTGGTCGAGTGCGGTTGGTGCCGCAAAACTCCTGGGAAGCGAACAACCCCAGCGAGTTGGCGCGGACCATCGAGGTCCTGGAAGGGATCCAGTCGGAGTTCAACGCGGCGCAGTCCGGCAAGCAGGTGTCGCTGGCCGATCTGATCGTGCTGGGTGGCTGCGCTGCGGTGGAGCAGGCAGCTCGCGCTGCTGGCTCCGAAGTGCAGGTGCCGTTCACCCCAGGTCGGGCCGATGCTGGCCAAGAGCAGACCGATGAAGAGTCATTCGCTGCTCTGGAGCCGACTGCCGACGGTTTCCGTAACTACCTGGGCAAAGCGCACACCCGTCCCGCCGAGCACCTGCTAGTGGATAAGGCTGCGCTGTTGGGGTTGACCCCGCCAGAGATGACGGTGCTGGTGGGCGGTTTGCGCTCGCTGGGTGCCAACTACGACGGCTCCGACCTCGGGGTACTCACTGACCGGCCGGGCGAACTCACGAACGACTACTTCGTGAACCTGCTGGACATGGGGACTGTCTGGGAGCCCACCTCGGATACCGAGGAGGCCTTCGTCGGGCGAGATCGGGACAGTGGCGACACCAAGTGGAATGCCAGCCGCGTGGATCTGGTCTTCGGTTCCAACTCGCAGTTGCGGGCACTCAGCGAGGTCTACGCCACGACTGATGCGCAGCAGAAGTTCGTCACCGACTTCGTTGCCGCCTGGGACAAAGTAATGAATGCAGATCGGTTCGACCTGAACTGATAACAGACCCGTCGGGGCCGATCGGTGCGTAGCGCCCGGTCGGTCCCGACGTTTGTCTGCACCATGCTGTCGGGTGAGCCCTAGTGGGCGACTTGTCGCCGAGCAGCCCGCCAATCGCGCCAGGCTCCGGTGCACCAGAGCGCCCACACGACTAACGCAGGTTGGAACAGCAGTCGCATCCCGCGCGCGAGATCGGAGTCGAGGCCAAAGGCAGTGGTGCCGGTCAGAAACTGGGCGATATTTCCGGGGAAGATCACCACAAAGAAGCCAGCAGTCACCCAACCAACGGTGGCGCGGTGCCGCCGTAGGGTTAGCAACGAGGTGCCCAGAGCGATCTCAACAACGCCGGAAATCGCCACGATTGCTTCCGGTGCGGGAAACTGCGGTGGTACTTGGGCTAAGAACTCCTCGGCGCGCGTGAAGTGGCTGATGCCAGCTCCGATGAGAAAAGTAGCCAACACCCAGCGTGCCACGGTGCGCAGTGGATCGCTACTGCGCGGTCGTTGTTCCGCCGGCTCGCTCGTCATAGTTGTCAATCAATCACAGCGCACGCAAGCGCGCCAGGCGTAGCCGGGTGTTCTTGGCGGACTGCGGGGTGGGGTATTTCTACATCTGGCACACTGGGGAGTCGAGCCCCTGCAATACGAGTGGGCGTCGTGAGGCAAATTTCGCGAAGTCGAGGATATTAGCGCGGTCCTAGGAGGAGTCACATGTATTCGCTGGTGCACCATCGGCGCCTTAGTCGGGCGAGAATCGCTAGCGTGCTGTTTTCACTGGCCTTGGTCGTTGGTCTGCTGACCTCGGCCGTGGCGGGTACGTCAGCCACAGCGGATAGCCCAAAACCGGCCGCTGCAGATGCCCCGGTCAAGGCAAATATCTCGGTTGCTGACGTGACTGACAGAGCCACAGTGAGTGAAATGGACGCGAGCGGCCTCAACTCCTGCGTAGTGACGGAAGCAGGCACGGTCTGGTGTTGGGGTGCCAATGGCCACGGCCAGTTGGGCAATGGCACGACCGGCGACGGCAGTG
This is a stretch of genomic DNA from Actinomycetes bacterium. It encodes these proteins:
- the katG gene encoding catalase/peroxidase HPI, with product MSNESKCPVTGGGRWRDTDGMTNRDWWPHQIDLSLLRANHPNSDPMDEGFDYASEFESLDFEALRQDLTDLMTDSQEWWPADYGHYGPFFIRMSWHAAGTYRISDGRGGAGTGMQRFAPLDSWPDNANLDKARRLLWPIKQKYGNKISWADLFVLTGNVALESMGFETYGFGGGRADVWEPEEINWGYEGTWLGDERYSGERELANPLAAVQMGLIYVNPQGPNGNPDPLASARDIRETFRRMAMNDEETVALVAGGHTFGKTHGAATDEGNVGREPEGAPLHDMGMGWENRFGTGKGGDAITSGLEGAWTPNPIAWDNGYFETLFAYDWELTKSPAGAWQWKPKEGAGEGSVPDPHDASRSHTPIMLTTDLALREDPIYEPISRRFLENPEEFALAFAKAWYKLTHRDMGPISRYLGPQVPAETLIWQDPIPAVDYDLIDAADIADLKAKIAESDLTVSQLIGAAWASAATYRNSDKRGGANGGRVRLVPQNSWEANNPSELARTIEVLEGIQSEFNAAQSGKQVSLADLIVLGGCAAVEQAARAAGSEVQVPFTPGRADAGQEQTDEESFAALEPTADGFRNYLGKAHTRPAEHLLVDKAALLGLTPPEMTVLVGGLRSLGANYDGSDLGVLTDRPGELTNDYFVNLLDMGTVWEPTSDTEEAFVGRDRDSGDTKWNASRVDLVFGSNSQLRALSEVYATTDAQQKFVTDFVAAWDKVMNADRFDLN